The Longimicrobiales bacterium genome has a segment encoding these proteins:
- a CDS encoding isochorismatase family protein, producing the protein MAQSALLLVDVQIDFCPGGALAVPDGDAVIPALNDYIARFASWNLPILASRDWHPTETSHFKAGGGPWPVHCVQDTPGAAFHPDLALPDHATIVTKGTSPTDDGYSAFEATDEEGRAVGERLRQVGVRTLYVGGLATEYCVRASVLDALAQGLDTVLLLDAVRGIDVRQNDVARAIDEMIRARARTATLATIGQDMDGARP; encoded by the coding sequence ATGGCACAGAGCGCACTCCTGCTGGTCGACGTGCAGATCGATTTCTGTCCGGGCGGCGCCCTCGCCGTGCCGGATGGCGACGCCGTCATCCCGGCACTGAACGACTACATCGCCCGCTTCGCCAGCTGGAATCTGCCGATCCTGGCGTCACGTGACTGGCACCCCACCGAGACCAGCCATTTCAAGGCTGGCGGCGGCCCATGGCCAGTGCACTGCGTGCAGGACACCCCGGGCGCGGCATTCCACCCGGACCTCGCGCTGCCGGACCACGCAACCATCGTCACCAAGGGCACCAGCCCCACCGACGATGGCTACTCCGCCTTCGAGGCGACCGACGAGGAGGGAAGGGCGGTCGGCGAGCGGCTCCGCCAGGTCGGCGTGCGGACGCTCTACGTCGGCGGGCTGGCCACCGAGTACTGCGTGCGCGCGAGCGTCCTCGACGCACTGGCGCAGGGGCTCGATACAGTGCTCCTGCTCGATGCCGTGCGCGGCATCGACGTGCGGCAGAATGACGTCGCGCGCGCGATCGACGAGATGATCCGCGCCCGTGCGCGCACCGCCACGCTCGCGACGATCGGGCAGGACATGGATGGAGCACGGCCATGA